A window of the bacterium genome harbors these coding sequences:
- a CDS encoding peptidoglycan-binding domain-containing protein: protein MFFRKPSICQYAVLCGAFFALFFLSNSAEAVNQKVHITITPDFKASGHWTFPLDTKYVSASAFDNVDNFGATGAMTYLFRGAADEMGNLETGFESGYIIVPNRYKTNSGVHNLYIDYDISTVLTQPVAVYEFWVARGSYFLSPAITIDYPADWKVLSAWPSYEAQGQTLSVAYPAGNSSYVAPVLVAFATPNAGTGNAVKTVGRYTVAGSVASVAKLETALSQMSFVDDLFVKSLGIKPPENILIYAADLSDIDVGYEATALAAPPNVVLYNKDYLDTETLSEIKTTLVHEMAHLVERNQRLFYGAAYSAKWFKEGIAVFMETQARPYIFADIQEQTLLDITNRTHLFSAKELKAKYDKNFDYSFEGGIDFPIRDSYTHSGVIISNLYKKVGADGMVELLRILKTRNPSPQGSTAEDTDMIVSAMTQVSGLERADLFFPYKGSPAFDDDVKSLVRADYSDAAIAALAEYMKTGIPSYFNSAGGAVLPPQPELEQSPIPAAVAPPSPSSTSVPVPVLPLATTATATIDCKLTRTLGLGMRDAGTGGEVSKLQKFLIKKGQLEAGLATGYFGKLTQAAVRMWQGASGVVSSGSPATTGYGLIGPKSRALLVSQCGT from the coding sequence ATGTTTTTTCGTAAACCATCCATCTGCCAATACGCCGTCCTGTGTGGAGCCTTTTTTGCTCTCTTTTTCCTGAGTAACTCTGCCGAGGCGGTCAACCAAAAGGTGCATATTACGATCACGCCCGATTTTAAAGCGAGCGGTCATTGGACGTTTCCTCTGGACACGAAGTATGTGAGCGCGAGCGCTTTTGATAATGTTGATAACTTCGGGGCGACTGGTGCCATGACATACCTCTTCCGGGGAGCGGCTGATGAAATGGGAAATCTCGAAACTGGCTTCGAGAGCGGCTACATTATCGTGCCGAACCGTTACAAAACTAACTCGGGTGTTCACAATCTTTACATCGACTACGACATTTCCACCGTTCTGACACAGCCTGTCGCGGTGTATGAATTTTGGGTCGCGCGGGGCTCCTACTTTCTCTCCCCCGCGATAACGATTGATTATCCAGCAGACTGGAAGGTGCTATCTGCCTGGCCGTCGTATGAGGCGCAGGGCCAGACGCTTTCTGTGGCGTACCCTGCTGGAAACTCCTCCTATGTCGCCCCCGTACTGGTGGCATTCGCAACGCCGAACGCAGGGACGGGGAATGCGGTTAAGACGGTGGGGCGGTATACGGTAGCAGGGTCGGTCGCGTCGGTAGCGAAGCTTGAAACTGCCCTGTCGCAGATGTCTTTTGTCGACGACCTTTTTGTGAAGTCCCTCGGCATCAAACCGCCAGAGAATATACTCATCTATGCGGCTGATCTTTCCGATATAGATGTCGGGTATGAGGCAACGGCACTGGCTGCTCCACCGAACGTCGTCCTCTACAACAAGGATTATCTTGATACCGAGACGCTCAGTGAGATTAAAACAACACTCGTGCACGAGATGGCCCATCTTGTCGAAAGGAATCAGCGGCTTTTCTACGGGGCCGCGTATTCCGCGAAATGGTTTAAGGAGGGTATCGCGGTTTTTATGGAGACCCAGGCACGCCCGTACATTTTTGCAGATATACAGGAACAAACGCTTCTGGATATAACGAACCGCACTCACCTGTTCAGCGCCAAAGAACTCAAGGCAAAATACGATAAAAATTTCGATTATAGTTTTGAAGGAGGTATCGATTTCCCAATCCGTGATTCATATACGCACTCGGGAGTAATCATCTCGAATCTCTATAAAAAAGTCGGCGCAGACGGTATGGTGGAGCTCTTGAGGATTTTGAAGACACGAAACCCGTCTCCTCAAGGAAGTACTGCCGAAGACACGGACATGATCGTGAGTGCCATGACGCAGGTAAGCGGATTAGAGCGCGCCGATTTATTCTTCCCATACAAGGGCAGTCCGGCGTTTGATGATGACGTAAAATCCTTAGTGCGTGCCGATTATTCCGACGCCGCTATTGCTGCCCTTGCCGAGTACATGAAGACTGGCATCCCGTCCTACTTTAACAGCGCTGGAGGTGCTGTTTTGCCGCCCCAGCCCGAGCTAGAGCAGTCCCCAATCCCCGCTGCGGTCGCTCCTCCTTCTCCTTCCTCTACTTCTGTTCCTGTACCCGTATTGCCACTGGCCACGACTGCCACGGCGACGATAGATTGTAAACTCACCAGAACTCTTGGACTTGGAATGCGAGATGCGGGAACCGGGGGTGAAGTCTCGAAACTACAAAAATTTCTCATTAAAAAAGGGCAACTTGAAGCCGGTTTGGCGACTGGGTATTTCGGGAAATTGACTCAAGCGGCAGTGCGCATGTGGCAGGGCGCGAGCGGGGTTGTCTCGAGCGGCAGTCCCGCAACTACCGGGTACGGTCTTATCGGTCCGAAATCGAGGGCGCTGCTTGTGAGCCAGTGCGGTACGTAG
- a CDS encoding DUF4956 domain-containing protein codes for MFTDVPEIAAAQVTALAALTAIAFSFALAFAIAFIYRKTHRGFSYSPSFVFTLILVAILSAVVMLVVENSLARAFAILGTFTIIRYRTAIKDTRDTAFLLWAIVTGLAVGTTNYALALVATGLVGIVVLALSKFDFGSLNKPETLLYFTTKAEPETYTPLFEQYCTAHHMLSVRASGGTRSLTYSITPLNEREAHALVRALQNAPQTDNIELVSTKEDIE; via the coding sequence ATGTTCACCGATGTACCAGAAATTGCCGCAGCGCAAGTCACCGCGCTCGCCGCGCTCACCGCTATCGCATTCTCATTCGCGCTTGCGTTCGCGATTGCGTTTATCTACCGCAAAACGCATCGCGGTTTTTCCTACTCGCCCTCCTTCGTCTTTACCTTGATACTCGTCGCAATCCTCTCCGCGGTAGTCATGCTGGTCGTCGAGAACTCTCTCGCGCGCGCATTTGCCATCCTCGGCACATTCACCATCATACGCTATCGGACGGCTATCAAAGACACGCGCGACACGGCGTTCCTTCTTTGGGCCATTGTTACCGGCCTTGCGGTCGGCACGACGAACTACGCCCTCGCGCTCGTCGCAACCGGCCTCGTTGGCATCGTCGTTCTCGCGCTTTCCAAATTCGACTTCGGTTCCCTCAATAAACCTGAAACGCTTCTCTACTTCACGACGAAAGCCGAGCCGGAAACGTACACGCCTCTGTTCGAACAGTATTGCACAGCGCACCACATGCTCTCCGTGCGCGCCTCGGGCGGTACGCGATCACTCACCTACTCTATAACCCCTCTCAACGAAAGGGAAGCACACGCGCTCGTGCGCGCGCTTCAGAACGCTCCGCAGACCGACAACATAGAGCTCGTCTCGACCAAGGAAGATATCGAATAG
- a CDS encoding polyphosphate polymerase domain-containing protein produces the protein MHTQRFEWKYLVTPTEADHLIGALLARGMRWDKVVASSPSHHYPVTSLYFDSPAFLCYHDKRHGLYRRFKVRLRGYTKTLGQNAPLYLELKRKDGDIVTKDRITLARGAMEMVAARNIPGLTAPARRVGEAEERKVALRLTTLLANFALRPRIMVRYDRQPLIGTEANHLRVTFDRALEAYPYALGETYATALPPRRSVVMEIKYNGAMPVWLHTLIVHEGLQRIAFSKYCIGVTTLRSRLLI, from the coding sequence ATGCACACCCAACGCTTCGAATGGAAATATCTGGTAACGCCGACTGAGGCCGACCATCTCATCGGCGCTCTTCTTGCACGCGGGATGCGATGGGATAAAGTCGTCGCAAGCTCTCCATCGCATCACTACCCGGTGACGAGCCTCTATTTTGATTCGCCCGCGTTTCTCTGCTACCACGACAAACGACACGGCTTATACCGACGGTTTAAGGTACGCCTGCGCGGCTATACGAAGACGCTCGGACAAAACGCGCCCCTGTACCTCGAGCTCAAGCGCAAAGACGGCGATATCGTCACGAAAGACCGGATCACGCTTGCGCGCGGGGCGATGGAGATGGTGGCAGCGCGAAACATCCCGGGACTCACGGCTCCCGCGCGGAGAGTCGGAGAGGCCGAGGAGAGAAAGGTCGCCCTGCGGCTCACGACGCTTCTTGCTAATTTTGCGCTGAGGCCCCGTATTATGGTACGCTACGACCGCCAGCCGCTTATCGGCACAGAGGCAAACCACCTGCGCGTTACGTTCGATCGCGCGCTTGAGGCATATCCGTATGCTCTCGGCGAGACGTACGCCACCGCCCTTCCGCCGCGCCGCTCGGTCGTGATGGAGATCAAATACAACGGCGCGATGCCGGTCTGGCTCCATACGCTTATCGTGCACGAGGGTCTTCAACGAATAGCATTCTCAAAATACTGTATCGGCGTCACGACGCTTCGATCACGTTTACTTATCTAA
- a CDS encoding CotH kinase family protein yields MTLKNKWVGASIGAVLLAGGTMLLIKFVFPEPVRRPIVNEARGLYVALERLTEIPQSLTARLKPLPVPAYRLVIDPEHERELDDYFRIQEGNLDREKIYVPAVFYDPDGRRYDVRVTYRGDGGQHFRFPQKSWRIVFPDESLFMGKKAITLIYPEEREFLVEATNFHRAKKLGLAAPETGFVYLFVNRHEAGLYYEFEHWSEELLERNRLKTDGNLYGEQGLGSEDLYRSTSHWQQYVANAPGAEHKEDLALLIAILNHPSDEYFNRNIDDILDLETFYRWNVHALLSGSEHQDAIHNARLYFDPTLGKFKYIPWDVNIGDLEAPIESRGIDPKDYNPLVLRILAHQPFLEKRNRLLREYLADSETVADDFRYYDELYQTLRPAFYRDTLKNYSNRFFREEVARYRDILSRNIAYLQEHYLEAEPPPAAPAERERPLAEPDGEYAPPVPTGDAFTYFHDISRSPEEFLAAHPNFSKDTAGELHLGPGSVVLRATTLVPENTRLHIEAGTDVFLDAHASLVSYSAIDARGTAERPIRFLPLSPTEPWGTLAIIDAPNESRFENVFFLHTAKRPDPPLSPDEHRTIAGPINGMLFRGMVTVRHAAVSIAASTFAHAAGDDALSVQYGSFAITDSLFRDNSADAFDADFASGTIMRTAFRDSGNDGVDIDGTKALVEDVVVTRTGDKGFSLGASTELELKNSVIDTADIGVAIKDDSSATLTHALIVGARIGINIYHDNPIFPAATATAKVSASVIAQSTERTISVPRDAQLAMDRSIIEGGFPGSAEDVIDVTPRFRNAAAGDYRLLDAPGGETIGLRYLPRVPR; encoded by the coding sequence ATGACTCTAAAAAATAAATGGGTCGGCGCTAGTATCGGCGCGGTACTACTCGCAGGGGGCACGATGCTCCTCATAAAATTCGTCTTCCCCGAGCCGGTACGTCGCCCCATCGTCAATGAAGCGCGCGGCCTCTATGTCGCGCTCGAGCGCCTTACCGAAATACCTCAGAGTCTCACCGCGCGCCTCAAGCCGCTGCCTGTCCCCGCCTATCGCCTGGTCATAGACCCCGAGCACGAGCGCGAGCTCGACGACTACTTCAGGATCCAGGAGGGCAACCTCGATCGCGAAAAAATCTACGTGCCTGCCGTCTTTTACGACCCCGACGGCCGCCGCTACGACGTGCGCGTCACCTATCGGGGCGACGGCGGACAACATTTTCGTTTTCCACAAAAATCGTGGCGCATTGTTTTCCCGGACGAAAGTCTCTTCATGGGTAAAAAAGCGATCACCCTGATCTACCCTGAAGAGAGAGAGTTCCTCGTCGAGGCGACGAACTTCCACCGCGCAAAGAAACTCGGCCTCGCGGCGCCGGAAACCGGATTTGTCTACCTCTTCGTGAACCGCCATGAAGCTGGCCTCTACTATGAATTCGAACACTGGTCCGAAGAGTTACTCGAGCGCAACCGTCTTAAAACCGACGGAAATCTCTACGGTGAGCAGGGGCTCGGGAGCGAAGACCTCTACCGATCGACGAGCCACTGGCAGCAATACGTCGCAAACGCGCCGGGCGCGGAACATAAGGAAGATCTCGCGCTGCTCATCGCCATCCTCAACCACCCGTCGGATGAATACTTCAATCGCAACATAGACGACATACTCGATCTCGAAACGTTCTACCGATGGAATGTCCACGCGCTCCTCTCCGGGAGCGAGCACCAAGACGCGATCCACAATGCCCGCCTCTACTTCGACCCGACGCTTGGAAAATTCAAATATATCCCCTGGGACGTCAACATCGGCGATCTTGAGGCGCCGATAGAGTCGAGGGGTATCGACCCGAAAGACTACAATCCACTCGTGCTCCGCATCCTCGCCCACCAGCCGTTCCTCGAGAAGCGAAACAGGCTCCTGCGAGAGTACCTCGCCGACTCGGAAACGGTCGCGGACGATTTTCGGTACTACGATGAACTCTACCAAACGCTTCGTCCGGCGTTCTACCGCGATACTCTGAAAAATTACTCGAACCGCTTTTTTAGAGAGGAGGTGGCCCGCTACCGCGACATCCTCTCGCGCAACATCGCCTACCTCCAAGAGCACTACCTCGAGGCCGAACCCCCTCCCGCGGCTCCGGCAGAGCGAGAACGCCCGCTCGCCGAGCCAGACGGAGAGTATGCGCCTCCGGTGCCGACCGGAGATGCATTCACGTATTTTCACGACATCAGCCGTTCTCCGGAGGAATTCCTCGCCGCACACCCCAACTTCTCGAAAGATACCGCCGGAGAACTCCACCTCGGGCCCGGGAGCGTTGTACTCCGCGCCACGACGCTGGTGCCAGAAAACACACGCCTTCACATCGAGGCCGGAACCGATGTCTTCCTTGACGCTCATGCATCTCTCGTGAGCTACAGTGCCATAGATGCCCGCGGCACAGCGGAGCGTCCGATACGCTTTCTACCGCTCAGCCCTACAGAGCCGTGGGGCACCCTTGCGATCATCGACGCGCCGAACGAGAGCCGATTCGAGAACGTCTTCTTTCTCCATACTGCGAAACGCCCCGACCCCCCGCTCTCGCCGGATGAGCACCGCACGATCGCCGGACCTATTAACGGGATGCTGTTTCGCGGTATGGTCACGGTGCGCCACGCGGCGGTCTCGATCGCCGCAAGCACATTTGCGCACGCTGCGGGGGACGATGCGCTCTCGGTCCAATACGGCAGCTTCGCAATAACCGATTCGCTGTTCCGAGATAATAGCGCGGATGCGTTTGACGCCGACTTTGCGAGCGGCACTATCATGCGCACTGCCTTTCGCGACAGCGGCAACGACGGCGTTGACATTGACGGCACGAAGGCGCTCGTCGAGGACGTGGTCGTAACCCGCACGGGCGACAAAGGGTTTTCGCTCGGAGCAAGCACCGAGCTCGAGCTCAAGAACAGCGTTATCGATACGGCCGATATCGGCGTCGCGATCAAGGACGACAGCAGCGCGACACTCACCCATGCTCTGATCGTTGGAGCGCGCATTGGGATCAATATCTATCACGATAATCCGATATTCCCGGCGGCAACCGCCACGGCGAAAGTCAGTGCCTCCGTAATCGCTCAAAGTACCGAGCGTACCATTTCTGTGCCACGCGACGCCCAGCTTGCCATGGACCGAAGCATCATTGAGGGCGGTTTCCCCGGCTCTGCCGAGGACGTCATAGACGTTACGCCGCGCTTTCGCAATGCGGCAGCTGGCGATTACCGCCTGCTTGATGCTCCAGGCGGAGAGACGATCGGGTTGAGGTATCTTCCGAGAGTACCGCGCTAA
- a CDS encoding oligosaccharide flippase family protein, which yields MATAQSRVSFLRHYVLGELQFGGWGLVERGVSALNALIVLSALSLYEYGVFQLLLAAFGFAIGLPSLMMTFADNDVSRFIGEGREREAKRAFLEFYGLRCVATLLLAVLFFFGSNLFIQKYGSEVARFGKILALLMAVDVLQRLCTSLLNFRLRFAAIARRRVVQKTLQLLFLGAFVVSASKVDVRVVLWSLVVGSLGMGVTMVPSAIRAYTPWRGLKAVRRWILPRTFKAYGKWASAQGLLGHVTEQVEPWLIKIFVSTEAVALFVVARSLIAVVTNFVPTRTLGTLLPMRVYDSRWSRRVFLRGVKYQVAFTFLGVLAGAAVFPFAVRLFFPKYVVALPYFYALAGTAPIAAIGSLPVFFLRAMRRQRFLFFNRVVKTAVALPLTLIFLPLLGLWGLVLERWLQLLVKATVLVLYLKRSAPEFALHVRDLTHFGKEDADFAREALRIGVRAARPYGVAARRAFGFGRRGAS from the coding sequence ATGGCAACAGCACAATCACGCGTGTCTTTTTTGCGTCACTATGTGCTTGGTGAGCTCCAGTTCGGCGGTTGGGGGCTCGTCGAGCGCGGCGTGAGCGCACTGAACGCCCTGATCGTTCTTTCGGCGCTCTCACTTTACGAGTATGGCGTGTTCCAGCTGCTGCTTGCCGCATTTGGGTTTGCGATCGGGCTTCCATCGCTCATGATGACATTCGCAGACAACGACGTGTCGCGTTTTATCGGCGAAGGCAGGGAGCGTGAGGCGAAACGTGCCTTTTTGGAGTTTTATGGCTTGCGGTGTGTCGCGACACTTCTGCTTGCGGTGCTCTTTTTTTTCGGCTCGAACCTCTTTATCCAAAAATACGGCTCCGAGGTTGCGCGTTTCGGAAAAATTCTCGCCTTGCTTATGGCGGTTGACGTACTGCAGCGTTTGTGTACGTCTCTCCTCAACTTTCGCCTCAGATTTGCCGCCATCGCGCGCAGGCGCGTCGTGCAGAAGACGCTGCAACTCCTCTTCCTCGGCGCGTTTGTGGTGAGTGCCTCAAAAGTTGACGTGCGCGTGGTGCTTTGGTCTCTCGTCGTCGGCTCACTCGGCATGGGCGTCACCATGGTGCCGTCCGCCATCCGTGCGTATACGCCATGGCGAGGACTCAAGGCGGTGCGGCGTTGGATCCTACCGCGCACGTTTAAGGCGTATGGGAAGTGGGCGAGCGCTCAAGGGTTACTCGGCCATGTGACGGAGCAGGTAGAGCCATGGCTGATTAAAATTTTTGTGAGCACAGAAGCCGTGGCGCTCTTTGTGGTAGCGCGCTCTCTTATCGCTGTAGTGACGAACTTTGTGCCGACGCGCACGCTCGGCACTTTGCTTCCCATGCGCGTCTATGATTCTCGGTGGTCGCGGCGTGTCTTCCTCCGCGGGGTGAAATATCAGGTGGCGTTCACTTTCCTCGGCGTGCTTGCGGGAGCCGCGGTGTTCCCTTTCGCGGTTCGCCTCTTCTTTCCGAAATATGTCGTCGCACTTCCGTATTTTTACGCGCTTGCCGGAACCGCTCCCATTGCCGCGATCGGGTCACTGCCCGTATTTTTTCTCCGCGCCATGCGGCGGCAGAGATTTCTTTTCTTCAACCGCGTCGTCAAAACCGCGGTTGCGTTGCCGCTCACGCTGATCTTCCTCCCACTCCTCGGCCTCTGGGGTCTTGTGCTCGAGCGCTGGCTGCAGCTTCTTGTTAAGGCGACCGTGCTCGTGCTCTATCTCAAGCGCTCCGCACCGGAGTTTGCGCTGCACGTGCGCGACCTTACGCATTTCGGCAAGGAAGACGCGGACTTTGCGCGCGAGGCCTTGCGTATAGGCGTGCGCGCCGCGCGACCCTATGGTGTGGCCGCGCGACGGGCGTTCGGGTTTGGGCGGCGCGGCGCGTCGTGA
- a CDS encoding AraC family ligand binding domain-containing protein — protein sequence MIEARYFSQSALLELLREKPQQGRRMLPLPAGVTEMPFGILEDSAVENAPEIHRREGDLWQCLAGEVTFLVNGELIGATKRAREDGSSNPDELVGERIEDGTTYALRPGDWLWIPPGVPHQHVASATARLVIIKIRG from the coding sequence ATGATTGAGGCACGATATTTTTCACAGAGCGCTCTCTTGGAGCTGCTTCGAGAAAAGCCGCAGCAGGGGAGGCGGATGCTGCCGCTTCCGGCTGGTGTGACCGAGATGCCATTCGGCATCCTTGAAGACAGCGCCGTCGAAAATGCGCCGGAGATACACCGCCGCGAGGGGGATCTCTGGCAGTGTCTTGCGGGCGAGGTGACGTTCCTCGTCAACGGGGAGCTTATCGGTGCCACCAAACGAGCACGGGAGGACGGCTCGTCCAATCCAGACGAGCTTGTTGGCGAGCGGATTGAGGATGGCACGACGTACGCCCTGCGCCCCGGCGACTGGCTCTGGATCCCGCCCGGCGTGCCGCATCAGCACGTTGCTTCCGCCACCGCGCGGCTCGTGATAATCAAAATTCGTGGTTGA
- the asnB gene encoding asparagine synthase (glutamine-hydrolyzing), producing the protein MSFRGDVPVLIVVISGVALCGVVFLMCGIIGIAGAREIDESALCRARDSLAHRGPDGSGIYIDRARGVGLGHRRLAIIDLSEAGVQPMRSADGRYVVVFNGEIFNYIELREELRGRYEFRTETDTEVLLAAFVLWGPACLLRFNGQFAFAMYDSEQGSLFCARDHFGIKPFFYSLDGGVFRFASEIKGLLALGITPRVNEHAVAEYLADGLHDHSEETFFDGVLSLPPGHTLEYRSGAVSVRAYWDLAERAVPPAPRSEAEAEETLRFLIRDALRLQFRSDVPVGLNLSSGLDSNALHYYAKEAVGASPHLFTACIADERSSECRVLERILSDAECSRWHRGDLGPEDVWERTRELVAIEDQPAGGMQTAAYYALYRATAERSGVTVLLEGQGADEILAGYGSYVPPFYRDLVREARVFDIARFMLVRALNEGIGKFWRSCSRRIIPTRAREHERSSRAGAGVLDAAFRRRIQEHCGTRIFPMPFDSALLNAQYRDIRYTKLPRVLRTNDHISMHFSKELRVPYLDTRLVEFCFFLPDRYKIAPHMRKVLLQRAMRAYLPPALWQRQKFTFRSFQTAWLVRYFAPDVRALLARATSRSGAYTDAEAVERIITETLREPTGDSSLLWRLITLELWLERFIN; encoded by the coding sequence TTGAGCTTCCGTGGTGACGTCCCCGTGCTGATTGTTGTTATTAGTGGTGTGGCGCTCTGTGGCGTCGTGTTTTTAATGTGTGGCATCATTGGAATTGCCGGAGCGAGGGAGATTGACGAGAGCGCGCTCTGTCGGGCGCGCGACTCTCTCGCGCATCGCGGACCGGATGGGAGCGGTATCTATATTGACCGGGCGCGCGGTGTTGGGCTCGGCCATCGCCGTCTCGCTATCATTGACCTCTCGGAGGCCGGAGTGCAGCCGATGCGCTCTGCGGACGGCAGGTACGTTGTCGTTTTTAACGGCGAGATTTTTAACTATATCGAACTGCGCGAGGAGCTCCGCGGCCGGTATGAGTTTCGGACTGAGACGGATACTGAAGTATTACTTGCGGCGTTTGTGCTCTGGGGCCCGGCGTGTCTTCTCAGGTTTAACGGACAGTTTGCGTTCGCGATGTACGACAGCGAACAGGGTTCTTTGTTTTGCGCGCGTGACCACTTCGGCATCAAGCCGTTTTTTTATTCTCTTGATGGGGGAGTGTTCCGTTTTGCCTCCGAGATTAAGGGTTTGCTCGCGCTCGGCATCACTCCGCGTGTCAATGAGCACGCCGTAGCCGAGTATCTCGCGGACGGACTCCACGACCACAGCGAGGAGACGTTTTTTGACGGCGTGCTGTCGCTTCCTCCGGGTCATACACTTGAGTACCGCTCTGGAGCAGTGTCCGTGCGAGCGTATTGGGATCTCGCCGAGCGAGCGGTGCCGCCCGCACCGCGAAGCGAGGCAGAGGCAGAGGAGACGCTCCGTTTTCTCATTCGCGATGCGCTGCGGCTTCAGTTCCGCTCCGATGTACCGGTAGGGCTTAATCTCTCAAGTGGGCTTGACTCAAACGCGCTCCACTATTACGCGAAAGAGGCGGTGGGTGCTTCGCCGCACCTCTTTACCGCTTGCATCGCTGACGAGCGAAGCAGCGAGTGTCGCGTCCTAGAACGTATTTTAAGCGATGCGGAGTGCTCGCGCTGGCATAGGGGCGATCTCGGGCCCGAGGATGTATGGGAGCGTACGCGAGAGCTTGTGGCGATCGAGGATCAGCCTGCGGGCGGCATGCAGACCGCTGCCTACTATGCGCTCTATCGGGCTACGGCGGAGCGCTCGGGAGTCACCGTGCTTCTTGAGGGGCAGGGCGCTGATGAAATTTTGGCAGGATACGGTTCGTATGTGCCGCCGTTCTACCGCGACCTCGTGCGCGAAGCACGCGTCTTTGACATCGCGCGATTCATGCTGGTACGGGCCCTAAATGAGGGAATAGGAAAGTTCTGGCGCTCGTGTTCGCGGCGGATCATACCCACTCGCGCGAGAGAGCACGAGCGCTCGAGTCGAGCCGGCGCGGGAGTGCTCGACGCCGCATTTCGGCGACGCATACAGGAGCACTGTGGTACACGCATCTTTCCGATGCCGTTTGACTCTGCGCTTTTGAATGCGCAGTACCGCGACATCCGGTACACGAAACTGCCGCGGGTGCTCCGCACCAACGATCACATCAGCATGCACTTTTCAAAAGAGTTGCGCGTGCCGTATCTTGATACGCGCCTTGTTGAGTTCTGCTTCTTTCTCCCGGACCGTTATAAAATTGCTCCGCACATGCGCAAGGTGCTCTTACAGCGGGCAATGCGGGCGTATCTTCCCCCCGCGCTGTGGCAGAGGCAAAAGTTTACTTTCCGGAGCTTTCAGACGGCATGGCTGGTACGGTATTTTGCGCCCGATGTACGCGCACTCCTCGCTCGTGCCACGAGCCGCTCTGGCGCATACACGGACGCCGAGGCCGTGGAGAGGATCATAACCGAGACGCTCCGAGAGCCCACGGGGGATTCTTCTCTTCTCTGGAGACTCATTACCCTTGAGCTCTGGCTTGAGCGTTTTATCAACTAA
- a CDS encoding SPFH domain-containing protein, producing the protein MTSASPFQFLGLTILAVFILAGIRIVRPTRRAVVERLGKYKKFCNPGFHWIIPVIDRMVQVDTTENMVDIASHEIITEDNLNAKVDMMIYFQVKRDEDNVKQSLYEVSDFRSQIVSLAQTTARNVIGGMAFKDVNSQRSKLNSELADILRKETGKWGVEVVRVEMKEIIPPRDVQETMNMVIKAENSKRSAIDFATAKETEADGNRRAMIKEAEGKKQAAILEAEGQAQAFDLINKSFTGNAQLLKQLEVTQRALQDNAKIVLTDKGISPQLFIGELPVARKAIEEKSRLG; encoded by the coding sequence ATGACCTCTGCATCACCTTTCCAATTCCTGGGGCTCACAATCCTTGCGGTGTTTATACTCGCCGGGATACGCATTGTCAGGCCGACACGCAGAGCGGTTGTTGAGCGTTTGGGTAAATACAAAAAATTCTGCAACCCCGGGTTCCACTGGATTATCCCGGTTATCGACCGCATGGTGCAAGTCGACACCACCGAAAACATGGTGGACATCGCTTCGCACGAGATCATCACCGAAGACAATCTGAATGCGAAGGTTGATATGATGATCTACTTCCAGGTCAAGCGCGATGAGGACAATGTAAAGCAATCTTTGTATGAAGTGAGTGATTTCAGAAGCCAGATTGTCTCACTGGCGCAGACGACTGCACGAAACGTCATTGGCGGCATGGCGTTCAAGGACGTTAATTCGCAGCGTTCGAAGCTGAATTCCGAGCTTGCCGACATCTTACGAAAAGAAACAGGTAAATGGGGCGTTGAAGTAGTGCGTGTTGAAATGAAGGAAATTATTCCGCCGAGAGACGTTCAGGAAACCATGAACATGGTTATCAAGGCAGAGAACAGTAAGCGCTCGGCCATCGACTTTGCCACAGCGAAAGAGACAGAAGCCGACGGCAACCGGCGAGCAATGATCAAGGAAGCTGAAGGAAAGAAGCAGGCCGCCATCCTCGAGGCGGAAGGACAGGCGCAGGCCTTTGATCTCATAAACAAGTCATTTACCGGGAACGCGCAACTTCTCAAGCAACTTGAAGTTACCCAGCGTGCTTTGCAAGACAACGCGAAAATAGTTTTGACGGACAAAGGCATTTCCCCCCAGCTCTTTATAGGCGAACTTCCTGTCGCCCGAAAGGCTATTGAGGAGAAGTCGCGACTGGGTTAA